A window of Miscanthus floridulus cultivar M001 chromosome 12, ASM1932011v1, whole genome shotgun sequence genomic DNA:
TCAATTTGAAGAAAGAAAAAACGAAGCAAATGCACGAGTGGCTCTAGATACTACTGGCACCGGAATATTTTGCTCTTGAGCCCGTGTGACGACATGGACATGGCCGAGCTTACCTGGGATAGCAGTCGTGGAGTCGTGGACTCGTGGGTCGTGGCATCAGCAGGAGCATTGCGAGTTGGAAAATGATGGGCACGCAAGACACTCCCTTCCCTTTTTTTATTCTATATATATGTTGATATTTTTTTtagtaaatttaaataaaattaGATAAGTTTAACTTGAACGCCCTGCCATTCAAtctttcatttttttttaaaaaaaaggctgAGGAAGTAGTATGTGTTAAGTATTCACCGACTCGAGTCAAGAATGAATTACCATGCGTCTTTTTTATAAGAAATTTGCAAAGCATTGAACTCCACTTGGTGAGCGCTATTTTTTTAGCTATAAACTTGTCAAATTTTATGACAGTTAAATTTTTGTTGTGAATCTAGAGAATCTGAATTTGCTTGCTATCGTGTTTTTTTTATACGCAAGAAAATTGCACCCCTTtatattattattgttgttgttgttgttattattattatagttattattattattgttattatactactactgctactgctgctgctgctactgctgctactgctgctgctactgctactactactgctgctactactgcagctgctgctactgctacacttactctactctactacttactactactacttgctacttctagctactaactttTGGCTGCTGTTGCAAATTTTCTTATATAATGCTAGTGTTTCTTATCCTCTCCTCTATGTTTGGCAGCAGTAGCTGCTCTATTTGTTTTGGCAAGCTGGTGCTGCTATTTTTTTCTTATATAATGctagtgtgtagtggctgttgctgctgctgctgctactactactactcctaccactactcctactagtactcctcctgctcctactactactcctttgttttttgcttatatactgctgatGTGTagtggcggcggctgctgctgctgctgctgctgctaccactactcctactcctcctcctcctactactactactactcctcttactactcctactcctcctcctcttactactcctattactcctcctccctgtgcttgctactcctactgctgcttttctttcagtgatgctcctactactactcctaagtggctgctgctcttactctactactaccactctactgctaaacTTATTCTACTCTACTGCTTTCTCTCTGCGGCAAGGGCAAGGTTTGGTCGAGCGTCAGCTATCGCGTGTAACGTTACATCTTGCTCTCGCTCAACAGCTCATTTTGTACCAGTAACAACAACTAACAAGCACACAGCTAACGAGAGAACGAACAACCATCGTATACATACAGACATGCTTTAGCTAATATAATTTTGGAATAGGACTCAAAACTAGATATATCAGGGCAATGTATATCTTTGAATTAAGGACTCATAATAATTTCTTAAGTACGTATGAAAGAGTAACGTAATAACACTTGAGTTCAATACCAGTCGATCTTGACTTATTCCAGACAATACACACGTTCAAGATAATATAAAAACATTACACAATACAAAAGACTTCGCAGTCGTCAAGAAGCAGCGAAGCGATCAAACCACTCCAAGGTCGCCACTGAATCACTGATCGAGCTCACTCAGGTAGTCAGGTCCTGCAAATCTGCAGGGGAGCCACAGCTCCGGccatctcctcccacgccgcgACCTGGACCAGGTCCGGGATGCCCTTCAGCGTCAGGAGGCGCTTCCTGCATTCTTCGGCAGCGGCAATGCCCGACGAGTACGCGCCATGCACCGACCCCGAGTGCTCGGCGCTGGCCGCCTCGCCGGCGAAGTACAGGTTTTCCACGGGGGCAGAGAACCTCGCGCACACGTCGGCCGGCTTCCCGACCAGGTCGCACGAGTAGGACCCCAGAGAGTTTGGGTCGGAGCCCCAGCGTGACACCAGGTACTGCGTCTGCAACAGCAAGACATCACCAACAAATGCAAATGTGTCAGCCACATGAATAAACATTCAGAAATTTGCCTTAACCCTTATAACCCAAGTAGAATGCAACAACAGTCATGCGCAACGGCAACATACTGGTTCAGTGGCATCTGGAAGCATCTTCTTCAGGTGAGAAACGACCAAGCTGACGGCTTCCTTGTCCGACAGtttctccacttcctgggcaaACCTTCCAGCAGCCATGTAGACGAGGACCGGGTTGCCGGTGGCTTTGTGCAGGTTCAGGAAGTACCCACACGCTTTAGGTGTCGGCCCAACCATTCCCAGCACCTCAACATTGGGCCAGAAGACCCTGTCAAAGTGCATTGCGATCTTGTTCTCAACACCGACGCCGAGGTTCGCGATGGCAGAGCTCTTCCATGAGGGCAGTTCAGGTTCGAACTTTATTATGTTCGCCTTGAGAACACCGAGTGGCACAGAGATTATGCAAGCGTCAGCGAAGTAGCTTGTGCCATCTTCAGTAGTGACCTTGACTCCATTGTATTGACGAGTAATTTCGGTGACCCTAAATATCATCATCATTCAAACAAAGTAAGCAAATTTATTTATCACTGGATAAAGTAAAAAATAGAACTGTGGTAATTCCTTTCAAGACAGAATGAAGATTCAAATGCTTATATTTGCTAGTGCTCTGTTCACCAACTAAAATTTCCCTGGAACCATGAGTACCGTGCTTGGCAAGAGTAAAAATCCAGATCCAGCAATATAAGATGTTTGAAAAAAAACAAACCTTTGGTTAAGCCTGATGTCAAGACCTTGAGCAAGAGCTTCAATAACAGGATAGTATCCATTTACCATCAGTCCATGTCCACCAGTAAGAACACGCTCCTGCAGATCAAAAAGGGATGAAAGGTTAGTACGACTGAAACAACTTGAATTAACCTACCAAATTCTATCCTAGTAGAGAACTTAAATTTCTAAGGGCCCCTTCGAAATGCAGGAATTTCATAGGAGTCCTACAGGAATCTCACGGAAATCAGTttaatttcacaggaaaaacgcGGGAAACAGGAAAATTTTGACTAGATGGTTGGCTTTCACTTTGCTCCAGTGCATAGCACGAACCTGATCCCAGTTCTTCAGAGATATTTCATCTGCATCTGCAGCAAACCATGCCTCAAGCCGGCAGACACACCATTGCAAGACCTGATCATCTAGCCCTTCTAGCCTACAAAGTGGCAACCATATCAGTCAAGTACTATCGCACGAGCAGCTTTCATGAATTATATTCAGTTATAACACATGACACTGTGGTGTAAGAAAAATTACTTTAGATGGGGGTGCCTCTCAAACACAATAGAAATTGCCTGTAGCAGTGGCATGTCATGTTCCTGCTCATCACGCACTTTAACCGTCTGTAATGCAATACGTACCATAGATAGAGTGGGCTGAAATTGCTCTTAAAGAAGTACCAAAAAGTACATCGCATGAAAGAATTCACTATGTACCTCTTCAAGAATTCTCTCAAATGTTTCTCCAACTTTATCAACTGTCTCCTTTGGGACCTGATTACCATCCTTATCGAAGAGAGCATAGCTGCAGAGGGATCAATGAACACAATGAGATGCAAGAACAAACTAGCATGGGAAACGAATTTTAACTTTTAAGTGTACGGGATATTAGGTAGAACCTTTCTAAATCATGATCATACAGAACTGAGTTGTCATCGCTTGTGCGATATAACCTCAGCCCAAGATAGCCGATCAATGGTGCCAATGAATTCTCATTACACACGCCGTGTAGCCTGAATTTGACAAAAATCAACAGAAAAGTAAGTAAGAGCTTACACGGGCAGAAACTTCAGTGGTTGTGTCTTGTGTTAAGCAATTTGAGTGAAGGCAACAAACCATGAGGCTCCCATATCAATTGGACATCCAAATGAGTAATCAGTATGGACGCGCCCACCAATACGATCTCTCGACTCCAAAACAGTCACCTGATCATGTGGAATCAAATTCAGTAACATTAATTAATTAAAACGTGTCCCCATATGACTCTATGAGTGAGCACGCAACACTACCACATGTACTGAATCACTTGTAGATGAAAAACCGTGAGTGATCAGTTACCTTGAATGAAGAATTGGAAAGGGCACGGGCAGCTGCAACGCCCGAGATGCCACCGCCGATGACAATGACGGATGGAGGCGACGTGCACCGCCTCTCAATGGTCGGGAGCAAAAGGCCTGAATTTTCATTTATTTATTTGTAATCAGCACTCAGTTCATACGGAATCAGGTGAGAACAAAATATCTACGAGCTCATCGGAACGATAACAAACAGAACAGGACCAAAAAAAATCCCCTTTCTGTCCGGGACAGTATATATACAGAATACAAATAGAGAGATAAAATTCATTAAAAAGCAGAGAAATGAAGCGAAATTTCAATACCTCCAGTTTTGAGGCCATTAGGATCCATTccagccgccggcgccgccgtggAAGAAGAAGAATAGGATGAGAAAGAGGAACAAGCAACCACAGATGGTCCCTCCGTCCCCGTACACGCAAACGCAAAGGCGAGCGCAGTTTACAAGAGATTACTACTACAATTACTACTACTTAAATTAGAATTACTACTAGGTATGGGAATcgagaggaagaagacgaagacgAGGAGGCCGTCCTGGCGGCGGGCGACGTCGGAGCAGCGGCGGTGCGCGAAGCAGCTCATACCCCTATCTGGCTCCAAACCGGCAAAATCTCGGCCCCCTCCGCGCACCACGGTCTCTCCTCCCACAACGAAGCGCGAGAAACCGATCcggtggagagagggagagaggaagagaggagatatTTTTCTCTGTTCTTCGCCGGGTGGTCCTGATCTGGGATGGTGATGGAGTTAAAGGCGATGAGAGGAGGTTAAGGAGATGTGGGTTTTAAATAGACTGGGGGACGAGGAAGTCGGGTTAGACACGGAACGGGCACGCGGCTGGCGGCCAGGCGCGCCTTGCGTTGTGTTCGTTTGCTTCTCCGTGCGAGCGCCGGTGTTTCGTTTTCATCCACGCATTTCTTATTTTTTTATTCTCTGTCTATATCTAATAATAATAATCCCTACGTCCGAACTCCTGCAGAAAAAAGAAATCTCCCTTTCTAAAAAACAAACAATTTTAAATGTAGCAAAATATATTTAAAATATCAGTATTTGTGATGGGCAATAACAATAAGTATCACTAGATTAATTAGAGAATATTTTCATAAAAACATATTTAAAGATACAAATATTAATGTTATTTTTTATGATCCAATTATACTTAAGATTGTCTGATTTAGCGagagtttttttttgttgttggagCAAGTAATCGTCCAATAGGTCGACGCATTCCTTTTCTAAACATGAATCAATGAATATATACTTAAGATTGAATGAAGGCGAGCATTCGtatggccccgttcgtttcgctgaaaaaataaaccgaaacactattctgactgatttattgtgagagaaaaacattgtttcgacTGATCACTCGTATTGGCAAAATGTGCACAAGCTGTAAATGCACCATGTCTTTTTTATAAACATGCACAAGCAGTAAACATAAACTCGTATTGGCAAAACGTGCATCGGCATTATTGCTACGCCTACGTTGAATCTAGTGATCATGTTGGACCTGCTCTCCTTCAAATGTCTTTTCTtttgtcctcatcctcatccttcattttttctctctcttttacgTAATTTGTTTAATAAAGTTTAAAGGCGATGAAGGGTGCTGGATAGGCAGCCCTGGGCATTCGGTACTATCGAACCGAACCGAATCCTCGGTTTTTCGGTTCTCAGAAAAGTCGGTATCGATCGGTTCTTCCAAAAAATCGGCACCGACGAAGTTCGgcttcggttagttcggttcggttccggttcCGAACCGAATTGTCGGGTAccgtagaacggggtaccccgagcgaacatcaaaagggtcactcaagtcccataaaaaacaaagctaggaggtaagccatgggctcctCACCgaccacgtccgagcccaccaggctctccgcctcgcctcgagccccgcacaggaggtctcggcgtcctgacgcaatctccgcctcgcgcgaggcctttcatggaaggcctcggcaaggagtgcaatctccgcctcgcgcgaggcctctcacggaaggcctcggccaGGAGTCCGAActctgtctcgcgcgaggcctcattctccgtatcactcgaggccggcttgtccgtagcccgtcgccccccgcctcgaccgatctttccgacagcacgtcatgtcccattaatacgtcaaccgctcccgcaatctcagccggacgatggctcgacaccgtaGAATGGCCGACGgaacatgaggtcgcatcagcaccataccaactgagacagggcacggcggagATTACCGGTCACTAtatcctaacgctgtgcccacgatcagcatccgcactacactgtgccccgtgatccccgcctcgaaaacaacacgacatggacggcctggcccgggtcatcaccatCTCCAAGCCAGCACACCGGATCAATCGCTCTCTCCGGGCCTCAgcactatgcaccagggtctcggctatctcgggattcgtgtcCGTCGAGACCCCCCacggcggtgcagcctcggcaccaaccgagcctcggcctcgtgcacagtcagtccacagcggctcgcacgttcaccgccgcacccactccgaggcagtcctggagctcccatgacgcacatgatcggatgtgaccagcacgccgccccagtgctccaaggacggaccactccgacgaccacgccgccataggaacaggccacagggctcggacatgccacccctgttggcacgacgccgtatagttagcacatatactattcttgtcctcccttcaactataaaaggagaggacttgggctatTTAGGAGGGACGAAGAAGAACAAGGCCCTGTAACACACACTTCCCAGCCGCCTGaaagcaacatctcaagcagcccatacctcacctcgccgagacctgggatgaactccctctctcacctagcttgtaaccccctaccacaagcatttcggtgcaaggaatacaagatcgatctcccagactagacgtagggcccaaattgcccgaaccagtataaaccttgtgtctctttgcatcaccatccgaaatcGGGAACACGTaggataaatttactagttggttgaggaccccccggtctgaaacaccgacagttggcgcgccaggtaggggcctctgcgtgtcagcttcatcatcccaacaggttccggatggcagacctcgCACGACCGCTGCGTCTTGGCACAGTGGtgtggttcgggagcctagagttaaTGTccctagggcacgagtacgacatggtacttctcacaccccgagccccgcctaTCGATGACGACATCACgcatcggcagcccaggcgtaggcagCACCCGGGCGGCCGTTCTCGCCGTGCTCGCCAGGCATGGTGTGAGCAAGATCATCCCGATGCCACGCAAACCCAGGGCGACTTGCCGCTCTCCGCTGGCACCCTATGactagctgttggcacagggtccctggttgcggatctatctagcctgagcatggacaagggaaaaacgccggtggcacctggcgacgccccgacatcaagctccgctccaccaatcCTTGAGGAGCCATCTCTGACAGAACAGAGCCCAACGGCGGCACTgtctccataccccttcgggttgagaaatgccgctgcatcttatgcttacgcctacgctttcGCTCACGCGCATCTCTCGGAGCGCCACCAGTGCTTCGTTTTTGACTTCGACACCACAGCGTCGACTCACGCCcatgccgactcctcggaggaggacgaggcatgggccggagcagATTTCTCCGACCTCCATGACCACAAAACTATGcgtcgcttcttggccgcaagcgactattgctttggctactccgattctgacgatgaaggtacttacgatcccactcgtgagtgtttcCATGTCGGActagggatgccaagcacgggtgATGAACACGAGGGGGTGGATGACCGCACTCTgcttcatcagggaacgggcgatgcGACACCTTCGTGCATTGTCCCCCCGGCAGcatggaacgagaaccttgccctcggaccaTTTCGACGCCCGGACCTAGAACAGCTtcatgagcttcaggccaaggttgagcaagatcAACTCCTTCTGCAACAACTCCGAACCACTtttgagcaggagcagcaaggccgcGGTGACGGTGAAGGAGCCCGGCGACGGGCTCGCGACGTGCACcatcgcatcaacgacgacgaaggggacgatcgtcccccaatcttcaatcgtgctagccagaatgccgcggctgcggcgatgctagtgCGTGCGATGCCCAAGCCCTCCACCACGGAAGGATGAAGGGTTCATGGCAAGCTCtgagatctcctcgagaccgccgtggCACAGCAGGCAGAGAGTTCCGCCTCTCGGCGGCGCGGAGCCACCTCGGACCACCCCTCAACGCCATGCTGGTAGAATAGGGAGGCCGCGGTTCGTCCTGAGCCCGCTCGAGTGCCGACAACCAATAGGGTCCCCCCGGTCCACGACCGCCTCGATAACCGACACGAGGCATAgggtgaccacgaggtggtcggccgacgacgGCACCACGACAGTGAGGGGCCCACCTGAGGCTACCATCCACATCGGGGCGGCTGTAATGACAGCGAGGAAGACCGTAGTCCCTCTCCTAAACCACCTGGCCCTTGGGTCttcagtagagccatccgcaacgctcaGTTCCTAGCCTAGTTTCGCCAGCCGACCAACCTCACgaaatatagcggcgagaccaaccccgagctctggctcgccgattatcgcctggcttgttagctaggtggcgcggatgatgatcggctcatcatccgcaacctccccttgctcttgtcagactcagcgcgagcctggcttgagcaccttcccccctctcagatccacgactggcgtgacttggttcagatcttcattgggaatttccaaggcacatacatgcgccctggaaactcctgggaccttaagagttgtcgccaAAAACCAGACAAGTCTCTCCAAGACTTTATCCGGCGCTTCTCgaaacaatgcaccgagttgcccagcgtcggcgactcagagattgTCTAGGCTTTTCTCTctagcaccacctgccgagacttggtccgagaactAGGCCGGAACATGCCGCGCTCGGCCGCCgcgctccttgacatcgccaccaactttgcctcaggcgaggaggctgtaggggccatcttccccacggacgacgccaaggggaaacagagggatgaggcccccgaggcctcggctccccgcctccccaaaagaaagaagaaggatcacCAGGGGAAGCGGGCCGCCCTCGAGGCCGATATGGTCGCGGccgtagaacgcaagaatccccgaggccccaggggtCCCAGACCTTTtgatgacatgcttaagaaaccctgtccttaccaccaaggcccggtcaagcacgcccttgaggattgctccatgctacggtgttactatgccaggctcggccccccccccccccgacgacgacgccaagcagaggGGTGCCGGCGACTGggatgatgacaaggacgattgaagggtcgagatggcg
This region includes:
- the LOC136497938 gene encoding polyamine oxidase 4 isoform X2; this encodes MDPNGLKTGGLLLPTIERRCTSPPSVIVIGGGISGVAAARALSNSSFKVTVLESRDRIGGRVHTDYSFGCPIDMGASWLHGVCNENSLAPLIGYLGLRLYRTSDDNSVLYDHDLESYALFDKDGNQVPKETVDKVGETFERILEEERVLTGGHGLMVNGYYPVIEALAQGLDIRLNQRVTEITRQYNGVKVTTEDGTSYFADACIISVPLGVLKANIIKFEPELPSWKSSAIANLGVGVENKIAMHFDRVFWPNVEVLGMVGPTPKACGYFLNLHKATGNPVLVYMAAGRFAQEVEKLSDKEAVSLVVSHLKKMLPDATEPTQYLVSRWGSDPNSLGSYSCDLVGKPADVCARFSAPVENLYFAGEAASAEHSGSVHGAYSSGIAAAEECRKRLLTLKGIPDLVQVAAWEEMAGAVAPLQICRT
- the LOC136497938 gene encoding polyamine oxidase 4 isoform X1; this translates as MDPNGLKTGGLLLPTIERRCTSPPSVIVIGGGISGVAAARALSNSSFKVTVLESRDRIGGRVHTDYSFGCPIDMGASWLHGVCNENSLAPLIGYLGLRLYRTSDDNSVLYDHDLESYALFDKDGNQVPKETVDKVGETFERILEETVKVRDEQEHDMPLLQAISIVFERHPHLKLEGLDDQVLQWCVCRLEAWFAADADEISLKNWDQERVLTGGHGLMVNGYYPVIEALAQGLDIRLNQRVTEITRQYNGVKVTTEDGTSYFADACIISVPLGVLKANIIKFEPELPSWKSSAIANLGVGVENKIAMHFDRVFWPNVEVLGMVGPTPKACGYFLNLHKATGNPVLVYMAAGRFAQEVEKLSDKEAVSLVVSHLKKMLPDATEPTQYLVSRWGSDPNSLGSYSCDLVGKPADVCARFSAPVENLYFAGEAASAEHSGSVHGAYSSGIAAAEECRKRLLTLKGIPDLVQVAAWEEMAGAVAPLQICRT